A window from Ruminiclostridium josui JCM 17888 encodes these proteins:
- a CDS encoding sulfite exporter TauE/SafE family protein, which yields MDIILQVEGMTCIGCETRIENAVKKLNGIVKVKAIYSSSNVYVTYNADAVKLNTIIKVIEKLDYIVKNKPQETSNNIQTSNIPSKKSEWPGVGQIAGIAVIILALYVIIKNTIGFDFIPEVNQSMGYGILVLIGLLTSLHCVGMCGGINLSVCVGYKTISGVSGLAKFKPSILYNLGRVISYTVVGGIVGGIGSVVSFSGSAKGVVAILSGVFMVIMGINMLNVLPVLRKLNPRMPKIFAKKIHQNSGSRGPLIVGLLNGLMPCGPLQAMQLYALGTGSTITGALSMFLFSLGTVPLMFGIGAVSSLLSRKFTHKMMKISAVLVLLLGIIMLNRGLSLSGFNARVLLNESSYKGGIAKIEGNIQVVTTKLDSGRYSPITVQKGMPVKWIITADSSDINGCNNRINIPEYNIENVPLKSGENVIEFTPDREGKFVYSCWMGMISSTIKVVRDLSSLAEDIEGDTDLQVDVSNFESCCG from the coding sequence GTGGATATAATTCTCCAAGTTGAAGGCATGACTTGTATTGGTTGCGAAACAAGAATAGAAAATGCAGTTAAAAAACTAAATGGAATTGTAAAAGTTAAAGCTATTTACAGTAGTTCTAATGTTTACGTAACTTACAATGCAGATGCTGTTAAGCTTAACACAATAATAAAAGTAATTGAAAAATTGGATTATATAGTAAAGAATAAGCCCCAAGAAACATCAAATAACATACAGACCTCAAATATTCCCTCTAAAAAATCGGAATGGCCCGGAGTAGGTCAAATTGCGGGAATAGCAGTAATTATACTCGCCCTTTATGTAATTATAAAAAATACAATAGGGTTTGACTTTATACCTGAAGTGAATCAATCAATGGGATACGGAATTTTGGTTTTAATAGGGCTGTTGACATCACTACATTGTGTGGGCATGTGCGGAGGGATAAATCTATCAGTATGTGTTGGATACAAAACCATATCCGGTGTTTCAGGATTGGCAAAATTTAAACCTAGTATTTTATATAATTTGGGACGTGTAATTTCATATACCGTCGTAGGTGGAATTGTAGGAGGAATAGGCTCAGTTGTAAGCTTTTCTGGTTCTGCTAAGGGTGTAGTTGCAATACTTTCGGGTGTTTTTATGGTTATAATGGGAATAAATATGTTGAATGTTTTACCTGTACTTAGAAAATTGAATCCTAGAATGCCAAAGATTTTTGCAAAAAAAATACATCAAAACAGCGGAAGCCGCGGGCCTTTGATTGTTGGACTACTGAATGGACTTATGCCCTGCGGACCTTTGCAGGCAATGCAGCTATATGCACTGGGGACAGGCAGTACCATTACAGGGGCATTATCTATGTTTCTTTTCAGCCTCGGAACAGTTCCCTTAATGTTTGGAATTGGGGCTGTTAGCTCACTCCTCAGTAGAAAATTTACACACAAAATGATGAAAATAAGTGCTGTATTGGTATTGCTTCTTGGTATTATAATGTTAAACAGAGGACTTTCACTTTCGGGATTTAATGCAAGGGTACTCCTTAATGAATCATCTTATAAAGGAGGAATTGCAAAAATAGAGGGAAACATTCAGGTAGTTACCACAAAACTTGATTCCGGTAGATACAGTCCCATAACGGTTCAAAAAGGTATGCCTGTGAAATGGATAATTACAGCTGATTCAAGTGACATAAACGGTTGTAACAACAGAATAAACATACCTGAATACAATATTGAGAATGTGCCACTAAAGTCTGGAGAAAATGTTATTGAATTTACACCGGACAGAGAAGGAAAATTTGTATACAGTTGCTGGATGGGAATGATTAGCAGTACTATAAAGGTTGTCAGAGATTTATCATCCCTCGCTGAAGACATAGAAGGTGACACCGATTTACAGGTGGATGTTTCCAATTTTGAAAGTTGCTGCGGTTAA
- a CDS encoding metallophosphoesterase: MKKRLLMGFFTIYLLILLSFNCFHVDASLFSGKTKGSYNERPFTMVWLSDPQYYAESYPQIYDCLGNWFVKNYKRNSFGYLIVSGDIVNNASHVNQWEVASRNFHKLDNENVPYGVLAGNHDVMMNGLNYSVFKSYFGTSRYINKSWYGGGMDDNRNHYDLISFNSYDFIIMYLGYGSETSLETITWANSILEKYSDRNAILVLHEYLNEDGEVTEKARIVSDSIVIKNANIFLVLCGHYHGAQKKVKMVCNSNGTTRKVLEILSDYQKAPNGGNGFLRFLKFYPSSGTLNVSLYSPFTKKYSFFGKDIDNFTESIELID; this comes from the coding sequence ATGAAAAAAAGACTTCTAATGGGCTTTTTTACTATATATCTTTTGATTTTATTGTCCTTTAACTGTTTCCATGTAGATGCATCTCTTTTCTCCGGTAAGACAAAAGGTTCATATAATGAAAGGCCTTTTACTATGGTATGGCTTTCCGACCCTCAGTATTATGCAGAAAGCTATCCACAAATTTATGATTGTCTCGGTAATTGGTTTGTAAAAAACTATAAGCGCAACTCTTTCGGATATTTGATTGTATCGGGGGATATTGTAAATAATGCAAGCCATGTAAATCAATGGGAGGTTGCAAGTCGAAACTTTCATAAACTTGATAATGAAAATGTTCCATATGGTGTACTAGCAGGTAATCATGATGTCATGATGAATGGACTTAATTATAGTGTATTTAAAAGTTATTTTGGTACTTCCCGATATATTAATAAGTCTTGGTACGGAGGAGGTATGGATGATAATCGCAATCATTACGACCTAATATCTTTCAACTCCTATGACTTTATTATTATGTATCTGGGTTATGGTAGTGAAACATCCCTTGAAACAATAACTTGGGCAAATAGCATTCTTGAAAAGTACTCAGACAGAAATGCTATTCTGGTTTTACATGAATATCTTAATGAAGATGGCGAAGTGACAGAAAAGGCAAGAATAGTTTCTGACAGTATTGTCATTAAAAATGCTAATATTTTTTTAGTATTATGTGGACATTATCATGGTGCTCAAAAAAAAGTTAAAATGGTTTGCAATTCTAATGGGACTACAAGAAAGGTTTTAGAGATTCTCTCTGATTATCAAAAGGCTCCAAATGGAGGTAACGGTTTTTTAAGATTTCTCAAATTTTATCCCAGTTCCGGTACTCTTAACGTTTCCCTGTATTCTCCCTTTACCAAAAAATACAGCTTTTTTGGTAAAGATATTGACAATTTTACTGAGAGTATTGAATTAATTGATTAA
- a CDS encoding SGNH/GDSL hydrolase family protein, translated as MKNSQENHSKIIKRSLMSTGNNYRMKKTMKKAGNGQKITIAYLGGSITEGYNGGPEKCYSKLTSDYFANNFGTGNNVNYINAGRAGTTSTIELIRIEEGLLIHKPDIVFVEFAVNDAKNKTSMTAFESLLLRILGSEYETAIVLLFTIAESGFSCQNEMAQIGSHYELPMISVKNAIVPEFDEGTMKWQDYSDDYIHPHEKGHEFITELIKNYLNEVSNEVQDDVYNVSQTPIVGNEFKNLKMLDNTNTPVENSGGFFPDITINQFPNGWTHKGGNNRGEFCFYLYCKNLFIVYKISKNTQIGSIDIYIDDIYVLTLNGFNSSGWNNPASKLLINHEIPATHKIKIKMSKDSQDKEFSILAFGYSD; from the coding sequence ATGAAAAATTCTCAAGAAAACCATTCCAAAATTATAAAACGTTCACTAATGAGCACAGGAAATAATTATAGAATGAAAAAGACCATGAAGAAGGCAGGAAATGGACAGAAGATAACTATTGCTTATCTTGGAGGCTCAATAACAGAGGGTTACAACGGTGGTCCCGAGAAGTGCTATTCAAAGTTAACCAGTGATTATTTTGCAAATAACTTTGGTACAGGTAATAACGTAAATTACATAAATGCAGGAAGGGCAGGAACAACTTCTACAATAGAATTAATACGAATTGAGGAAGGTTTATTAATCCATAAACCAGACATTGTATTTGTTGAATTTGCAGTTAATGATGCAAAGAATAAAACTAGTATGACTGCTTTTGAAAGTCTTTTACTAAGAATTTTGGGTTCAGAATATGAAACTGCCATTGTATTACTATTTACAATAGCAGAATCCGGCTTTTCTTGTCAGAATGAGATGGCACAAATCGGAAGTCATTATGAATTACCTATGATTAGTGTTAAGAATGCCATAGTTCCTGAGTTTGATGAAGGTACAATGAAATGGCAGGATTATTCCGATGACTATATACATCCCCATGAGAAAGGACATGAATTTATTACAGAGCTTATAAAAAATTATCTAAATGAAGTCAGTAATGAGGTTCAGGACGATGTTTATAATGTTTCACAAACTCCTATAGTTGGCAATGAGTTTAAAAACCTAAAAATGTTGGATAATACAAATACGCCAGTTGAAAATTCAGGCGGCTTTTTTCCGGATATTACTATAAATCAGTTTCCTAATGGATGGACACACAAAGGTGGGAATAATAGGGGAGAATTCTGCTTTTATCTATATTGCAAGAATCTGTTTATTGTGTATAAGATATCAAAGAATACTCAAATAGGTTCAATTGATATCTATATTGACGATATATATGTGCTTACTTTAAATGGTTTTAACAGCTCAGGGTGGAATAATCCGGCATCTAAATTATTAATAAACCATGAAATTCCTGCAACTCATAAAATTAAGATTAAAATGTCAAAAGATTCACAAGATAAAGAATTCAGTATTCTGGCATTTGGATACAGTGACTAA
- a CDS encoding LysR family transcriptional regulator, whose protein sequence is MTSQQLEYIITLADERSFSRASQKLLISQPALSQFVKNLETELNVQLFDRSTTPIKLTYAGELYITAARKIQTILSELDNELKDLAILNIGKLTIGTIPFRASCMLPKSIVSFKKKYPGVDIHIVENEEANLESLLTDSLLDLCILSGSIHNNLIQTETLAQEQLYLAVPNFSPFNNGKEAYQLSAKDIIYDSSTLFQAQSLNLVDCIKENFVLIQNDDAIYSELSQFPEFSHQNTMYTDRIETAFSWTLSGIACSFIPDTLIRYGNYQKHPVYYKLNAPFAKRDIMVAYKKNRYLSKAASEYILLLKQLIGCGTWLSPNE, encoded by the coding sequence ATGACATCTCAACAGTTAGAATACATAATTACACTTGCTGACGAGAGAAGTTTTTCAAGAGCTTCCCAAAAACTTCTTATTTCTCAGCCTGCATTAAGTCAATTTGTAAAAAACCTTGAAACTGAACTGAATGTACAATTGTTCGACAGGAGTACCACTCCCATAAAGCTTACATATGCAGGAGAACTTTATATAACCGCTGCTCGTAAGATTCAAACTATCCTGTCGGAACTGGATAATGAACTTAAAGACCTGGCAATTCTCAATATAGGTAAACTAACTATAGGTACTATCCCTTTTAGAGCCTCCTGCATGCTTCCAAAAAGTATTGTTTCTTTCAAGAAAAAGTACCCCGGTGTGGATATCCATATTGTTGAGAATGAAGAAGCAAATCTTGAATCTTTACTTACCGATAGCCTGCTGGATTTATGCATTTTATCAGGTTCTATCCATAATAATCTTATTCAAACCGAAACTCTGGCTCAGGAACAGCTTTACTTGGCAGTTCCTAATTTTAGTCCTTTTAACAACGGAAAGGAAGCTTACCAACTAAGTGCCAAAGATATAATTTATGACAGCTCTACATTATTTCAGGCACAATCTCTTAACTTGGTTGACTGTATAAAAGAGAATTTTGTTCTTATACAGAATGATGATGCAATATATAGTGAATTGTCTCAGTTTCCTGAGTTTAGTCATCAAAATACAATGTATACAGATCGGATTGAAACTGCTTTTTCTTGGACTTTATCCGGAATCGCATGTTCTTTTATTCCGGATACACTTATACGGTATGGAAATTATCAAAAGCACCCTGTGTATTACAAATTAAATGCTCCTTTTGCCAAACGTGATATTATGGTTGCATATAAGAAAAACAGGTATTTATCAAAGGCGGCGTCGGAATATATTCTGCTTTTAAAACAGTTAATCGGATGCGGCACATGGCTTTCTCCCAACGAATAG
- a CDS encoding cellulase family glycosylhydrolase, giving the protein MKKRIVSALMTLALTSTMMLTNLGITASAAVDTNNDDWLHCVGDKIYDMNGREVWLTGANWFGFNCSENVFHGAWYDVKNILTSVADRGIGFLRVPISTELLYSWMIGKPNKVSSVTASNNPPYTVVNPDFYDPETDGPKNSMEIFDIIMGYCKELGIKVMIDVHSPDANNSGHMYPLWYGLETTTAGMITTEKWIDTLVWLADKYKNDDTILAIDLKNEPHGKRGYTAETPTDMAKWDNSTDENNWKYAAERCSKAILAVNPKLLIMIEGIEQYPKTEKGYTFDTPDVWGATGEAAPWHGGWWGGNLRGVKDYPIDLGPLNSQIVYSPHDYGPSVYNQTWFDKDFTTQTLLDDYWYDTWAFIDDQKIAPLLIGEWGGFMDGGKNQKWMTLLRDYMIKNRINHTFWCLNPNSGDTGGLIGNDWATWDEEKYGLLKPALWQANGKFIGLDHQIPLGKNGISLGEYYGDGPIIVDPEPILGDVNDDENVDALDLAIMKQYILGANPIINLKNSDMNSDGDINALDFALLKAKVLGK; this is encoded by the coding sequence ATGAAAAAACGAATAGTTTCAGCGCTTATGACATTAGCACTGACTTCAACGATGATGTTGACTAATCTCGGTATTACTGCATCGGCTGCAGTAGATACAAATAATGATGATTGGCTTCATTGCGTTGGTGATAAGATATATGATATGAACGGACGTGAAGTTTGGCTTACTGGTGCAAACTGGTTTGGTTTTAACTGTAGTGAAAATGTTTTTCACGGTGCTTGGTATGATGTTAAGAATATATTGACCAGTGTTGCCGACAGAGGTATAGGTTTTCTGAGAGTACCTATTTCTACTGAACTTTTATACAGCTGGATGATTGGTAAACCAAACAAGGTTTCCAGTGTTACAGCCAGTAACAATCCTCCATATACCGTTGTAAACCCTGATTTTTATGACCCTGAAACTGATGGGCCAAAAAACAGTATGGAAATATTTGACATAATAATGGGATATTGCAAGGAGTTGGGAATCAAGGTAATGATAGATGTTCACAGCCCTGATGCCAACAACTCAGGTCATATGTATCCGTTATGGTATGGTCTTGAAACTACAACAGCGGGTATGATTACTACAGAAAAGTGGATAGACACATTAGTATGGCTTGCAGATAAATATAAAAATGATGATACAATACTTGCCATAGATTTGAAAAACGAACCTCACGGAAAAAGAGGATATACCGCAGAAACACCAACTGACATGGCAAAATGGGATAACTCAACAGATGAAAACAACTGGAAATATGCAGCTGAAAGGTGTTCAAAAGCAATATTAGCTGTAAATCCAAAGTTGTTAATTATGATTGAAGGTATTGAGCAATACCCAAAAACTGAAAAAGGATACACATTTGATACTCCTGATGTATGGGGAGCTACCGGTGAAGCTGCTCCATGGCATGGCGGATGGTGGGGCGGAAATCTGAGAGGTGTAAAGGATTACCCTATTGATCTAGGTCCATTAAACAGTCAAATAGTATATTCACCACATGATTACGGACCTTCTGTATATAATCAAACATGGTTTGATAAGGATTTCACAACACAAACCCTCTTAGATGATTACTGGTATGACACATGGGCATTCATAGACGATCAAAAAATAGCTCCTCTTCTTATAGGTGAATGGGGAGGATTCATGGATGGTGGAAAGAATCAGAAATGGATGACTTTATTAAGAGATTACATGATTAAGAACCGTATCAACCATACTTTCTGGTGCTTGAATCCTAACTCAGGTGATACAGGCGGATTGATAGGAAATGACTGGGCAACCTGGGACGAAGAAAAATATGGATTGCTGAAGCCAGCATTGTGGCAAGCAAACGGTAAATTTATAGGTCTTGACCATCAGATTCCTCTCGGTAAAAACGGAATATCTCTAGGTGAGTACTACGGAGATGGACCAATTATAGTAGATCCTGAACCGATACTAGGAGATGTAAACGATGATGAAAACGTTGATGCATTGGATTTAGCTATAATGAAGCAGTATATCCTCGGTGCAAACCCAATAATAAACTTAAAGAATTCAGATATGAATTCAGATGGAGACATAAATGCCCTTGACTTTGCATTGTTAAAGGCAAAGGTTCTGGGTAAGTAA
- a CDS encoding glycoside hydrolase family 9 protein, whose translation MKSKLSKLCALMISGVMLTTSFVSSGTAFAAGTYDYSTALKDSILFYDANKCGPQAGENNVFDWRGPCHTTDGSDVGIDLTGGYHDAGDHVKFGLPQGYSAAVLGWSLYEFKESFDATGNTTKMLQQLKYFTDYFLKSHPNSTTFYYQVGEGNADHTYWGAPEEQPGERPSLYKADPSHPASDILGETSAALTLMYLNYKNIDSAYAAKCLTAAKELYAMGKANQGVGNGQSFYQATSFGDDLAWAATWLYTATNDSTYITDAEQFITLGNTMNENKLQDKWTMCWDDMYVPAALRLAQITGKQIYKDAVDFNFNYWKTQITTTPGGLKWLSNWGVLRYAAAESMVMLIYCKDNKDQSLLDLAKKQVDYILGDNPANMSYIIGYGSNWCIHPHHRAANGYTYANGDNAKPAKHLLTGALVGGPDQNDRFLDDANQYQYTEVALDYNAGLVGVLAGAVKFFGGVIVDPPAKKGDLNKDSFIDAIDLALLKNYILTQNGNIDKNNADMNDDGSIDAIDFSLLKKALLG comes from the coding sequence TTGAAAAGTAAGTTAAGTAAATTATGTGCTTTAATGATTTCTGGAGTTATGCTGACAACATCCTTTGTCAGCTCAGGTACAGCTTTTGCCGCAGGAACATATGATTATTCAACTGCATTAAAGGATTCAATACTTTTTTATGATGCAAACAAATGTGGTCCTCAAGCAGGAGAAAATAATGTATTTGACTGGAGAGGCCCATGCCACACAACAGACGGAAGTGATGTTGGCATTGATTTAACAGGCGGTTATCATGATGCAGGAGACCATGTAAAGTTTGGTCTGCCTCAAGGCTATTCGGCAGCTGTTTTGGGTTGGTCACTTTATGAATTTAAAGAGTCATTTGATGCAACCGGAAATACAACAAAAATGCTGCAGCAGCTGAAATATTTTACTGACTATTTCCTTAAGTCACATCCGAACTCAACCACATTCTACTATCAGGTAGGAGAGGGAAACGCCGACCATACATATTGGGGCGCACCAGAGGAGCAGCCAGGTGAAAGACCTTCATTATATAAGGCTGATCCTAGTCATCCTGCTTCAGATATTTTGGGTGAGACATCTGCAGCACTTACTCTTATGTATCTCAATTACAAGAATATTGATTCCGCTTATGCAGCAAAGTGCCTTACTGCAGCAAAAGAACTCTATGCAATGGGTAAAGCAAATCAGGGCGTAGGTAATGGCCAGTCATTCTATCAGGCTACCAGCTTTGGCGATGATTTGGCTTGGGCAGCAACATGGCTATACACTGCAACTAATGATAGTACTTACATAACTGATGCTGAGCAGTTTATCACCTTAGGCAATACAATGAATGAAAATAAGCTGCAAGATAAATGGACCATGTGCTGGGATGATATGTATGTTCCTGCTGCTTTGAGATTGGCTCAGATCACAGGAAAGCAGATATACAAAGATGCAGTAGACTTTAATTTCAACTATTGGAAGACTCAAATAACAACTACTCCTGGAGGACTAAAGTGGCTCTCCAACTGGGGTGTACTCAGATATGCAGCTGCAGAATCCATGGTTATGCTTATTTACTGCAAGGATAACAAAGATCAATCACTTTTGGATTTAGCTAAAAAACAAGTAGACTATATTTTAGGTGATAATCCTGCCAATATGTCATATATAATTGGCTATGGAAGCAATTGGTGTATTCATCCTCATCACAGAGCAGCAAACGGTTACACATATGCAAACGGGGATAATGCGAAGCCTGCTAAACACTTATTAACAGGTGCGTTGGTAGGAGGACCTGATCAGAATGACAGATTCCTTGACGATGCAAACCAGTATCAGTATACAGAGGTAGCCCTTGACTATAATGCAGGTCTTGTTGGAGTACTTGCAGGAGCTGTTAAGTTCTTTGGCGGCGTAATTGTAGATCCGCCTGCTAAAAAGGGTGATTTAAATAAAGATTCATTCATTGATGCTATTGACCTTGCACTCCTGAAAAACTATATTCTCACTCAGAATGGAAATATTGATAAAAATAATGCAGATATGAATGACGACGGTTCCATAGATGCAATTGATTTTTCTCTATTAAAGAAGGCTTTATTGGGGTAA
- a CDS encoding dockerin type I repeat-containing protein produces MKKVISLLLTTAMVVLAALPLPVSAETTYKLGDVDNDTLVSAVDLAAVQSHILGKKTLTGEAFKAADVNANGEIEALDLAEIKQFILGRIIKFSGEGQQQPPGLGIIWMDGSTIYPVGVNYAWYNWSYEFLDNNWTYNFTRIKSDLDAMSTKGIRSLRWWIFPDLAYGPLWSGPNEGSLCTGLPDKWVDHMKETCDYAYSKGIKIYWTITSFDCAREDDSVDHDDIIDNPTVLQSFLDNAMKPILQALGTHPGVLGWDIINEPEWIIKKEDNGEPNNKGEIFPLSAMRNYIKTTCDFIHQYAKQPVSFGSANMKWLGAQYDLWDGLGLDFYDFHWYDWATPYFNPVTTPASSLKLDKPVIIGEMMPDTLSSSLKMTHKQVLDAIYKNGYAGYMLWSWNDGAFDCKPYIENNFIDFAAEHTDVVR; encoded by the coding sequence ATGAAAAAAGTGATCAGCTTGTTACTTACCACAGCAATGGTAGTTCTTGCAGCATTACCGTTGCCAGTTTCTGCCGAGACAACATACAAGCTTGGTGATGTTGACAATGATACACTAGTTTCTGCTGTGGATTTGGCTGCTGTACAGAGTCACATACTTGGGAAAAAAACCTTAACGGGTGAGGCGTTTAAAGCAGCTGATGTAAATGCAAACGGAGAAATTGAGGCATTAGATTTGGCAGAAATAAAGCAATTTATTCTTGGTAGGATAATCAAGTTTTCAGGAGAAGGACAACAGCAACCGCCTGGATTAGGAATAATATGGATGGATGGCAGTACCATATACCCTGTTGGAGTCAACTATGCATGGTATAACTGGTCCTATGAATTTTTGGATAATAACTGGACTTACAACTTTACAAGAATTAAGAGTGACTTGGATGCAATGTCCACGAAGGGAATTCGTTCATTGAGATGGTGGATATTCCCGGACCTTGCCTATGGTCCCCTTTGGTCAGGTCCAAATGAAGGCAGCCTTTGTACAGGTCTCCCTGATAAGTGGGTTGACCATATGAAGGAAACCTGCGATTATGCATATTCAAAGGGTATAAAGATTTACTGGACAATAACAAGCTTTGATTGTGCAAGAGAAGATGATTCTGTTGACCATGACGATATCATTGATAATCCTACAGTGCTTCAGAGCTTCCTTGACAATGCTATGAAACCAATACTGCAAGCATTGGGTACGCATCCAGGAGTATTAGGCTGGGATATCATTAATGAACCGGAATGGATTATCAAAAAAGAAGACAATGGCGAACCAAACAATAAGGGAGAAATCTTTCCACTTTCCGCAATGAGGAACTACATAAAAACTACCTGTGATTTTATACACCAGTATGCAAAACAGCCTGTAAGCTTCGGCAGTGCAAATATGAAGTGGCTGGGTGCACAATATGATTTATGGGATGGATTGGGTCTTGACTTCTACGACTTCCATTGGTATGACTGGGCGACACCATATTTTAACCCAGTTACAACACCTGCTTCAAGTCTGAAGCTAGATAAACCGGTGATAATAGGTGAGATGATGCCTGACACTCTGAGTTCTTCATTGAAAATGACCCATAAGCAGGTACTGGATGCCATTTATAAGAACGGTTACGCCGGATACATGCTTTGGTCATGGAATGATGGTGCTTTTGACTGCAAGCCTTATATTGAAAACAACTTTATTGACTTTGCAGCAGAGCATACGGACGTAGTGCGATAA